The DNA segment CAGGTAAGGTGGGCCTTCTCCTAGGATTTTGCTTATGGCAGGTGGCAGTGTGACACCCCATCACAAGGCTGAGGCACAGAAGGGGCAAAAGCCAGGATAGATGCCACTTTCCTAGTGCAATGAACTCAAAAGAGTGGACTAAAGTAACACCACCACTTACCAGCTGTCCTGACTCTCACTCTTTATGGGATCTGGTGTTTTTGCAGGAAGCCCTTGTCCCCTGCCATTTTCCCAAAAGACAGTGTGGTAGCCACTCACTTGGGCTCCACCCATGGTGTCTCAGCCTCAGGCTATATATAATTACTATATACATGATTACAACACACTGGTCTAAGGTAGGCTATTCTTACTCATCTTGGCTCATGCTGCAACAAGTACAGAGGGCAAGGTGTGCCCGGTGAACGAAATGCCAGAACCTCAGAAGGGAGCAAGAAACCCTACTCTCTCAGCACTGCAGTCTACAAAGGATCATTTCACCTAGCAACAGATAAAGGGCAATGGAGGGAAACAGCAGTTTTGACTCAGGAGGAATAAAGGCGATCTGATCAAGTCCAAGACAGTATCGCAACTGTCTACACATGTAcacatttgattcctttgtcCATTTTAGGACCTGTGTACATGGTTCACTCAGCCTGGCACTGTACttgcacccccatccccaccacaATGAGCACTGCTGGGGACAAGCTGGGCCCCTCGTATTCATCTCCTGGTCCAACCTTCTAgagttttgttttagtttgtgaccaaaaggagaaaatgaactAAAACAGCATGTGTGAGCCTTCCTCCACTATTAAGAATTGGGGAGCAGCCCCTAGAAAGTAGTGAGGGCTAATGCCCACAGCCCCAGGGCAGGTGAGAAGCTGGGAAAGTAAAGACATGGGAgatcttgggggtgggggtgggggcaaaggGAGAAATACCATGAGAACTAGTTGTGGGTGAGGGGTCCTTCCAAAAGCCTCACAAATCTTCCCTTCCAAGAAGAGCCCAGACTCTTTCAGGGAGGGGGGTAGGGAGTGGGGTGTCAAGAGTTCAGCTCTGTCCTAAAAGACGTGAGGCAGGTAGGATGGCACTGTAAGTAAGAGTGGAGTGGGTCTAGTTCAAGGCCTAAGGAGAGGCTTAGAGTTAGATGGTTAATGTACTTTATTGACTATCCTGCTAAAGTTGCACACAATGTTCTGGAATGTTCCAGAAGTTGCACACAGTCTGACTCCCACCCCTAGACCCCTGAAACCTTCTGGAACTCTTTATCTACCACCTTGTTCTGAGGCACCAGGGAATGTTCTTGGCTTAGATCTTCAAAAGAATACAAACTTGAGAAGTCTATGTCCATGAGCCCCTGAGAAAGGTCACAGCTATTACAGACCATTAGTGCTTTTACACACAACTCCTTTTGATAAAAACTTTGATAGAATCTTGCCGAGGACACTGTTATGACCCAACTCCTGTTGAGAACCATACTTCTGTACATTTTACTAAGCTTCACTTCCTGTAGTTTGTGTTTCAAAAATACTTTCCCTCGTTTCCCAAATATGAAACACAACATTAAATGTTCTATTTTAAAGTACATATGCCTCCTCCCCACAAATCAAGTCTCACTGAACCCAGCAGGCCTGAACAAGAGTGGGCTCTAATCTTTACTGCTGAATCCTGTGGCCACTGCAAAGCCAAGACTAAGAGGTTGCCCTTGACCTCCAAGGCTAGAGAGAATCCATTGTTTCCAAGAGGCCAAGTTGaactagctgtgggtttatcccaATTTATACAAGAATTTCACAAAGATTGAGTGCAGGAAGTGGTATTAATATACCAAAGCACCTCTGGCTTTGTTTAGAACCTAGACTTAGGCCCTAAACCTTGTTCCAGATCTTTGGGAAAGGTTTTCCTATCCCACAGCTCTACATTCAGCCCCAGCGCATAAATGCTCCAGCACCTACCACCTCACAACTTACACGGCACCTGCAGTGACTGGGGGTTAAAAGAGCCTGACTACAACTCTAGCTGAGTGATGACCCACTGCTTAGcagaattataaaaagaaaacaaaaacctcgGCCAGCTCTAATGAACCCAGTTTCCATCATGCACCTCCTGTCCCTCAGTAGTCCCTCTAAACCCCCCAAATTCCCCATAGCCTCAAGTAACTGTGTTTCAAGGATTTGGCTTGTGGGGCCTGTGATAAACACTGCAAAGTAAACAGAAGGGTGGGCCACATTCAAGAGACTGAAACTCCCAGTTTTTTGCTCTATTTCTGGGAGAGGATGAGCTGCAGTTAGTCATGGGACTGGCTGGTAAAGGGATGACGAAATGGCAGGCACACTGTCCCAAGGATAAACCTGACTCTATTAGCATCATGTTTCAAATCACTGAGCCCCCACTAGAACTATGGATAATAAACTATGACAGACCTCAAGAAGGCAAATGACTTGCTCCTCTGCTGTCATGCCCGAAGGAACTCCTCCAAGGTCATATATTAGATAAGCGTGGGCACAGGAACACTTACTCCTTATGCTCCATGACCTTGTTTTCCCATTCCCACATGCCATCAACAGAATAGGGACTGGGTTCTGGGGCTGACAATAAAAGGACGTCAAGGTTCCCACACATCAAATTCTTACCCTATGTCAGGTCTCACCTGTGGCTTGGGGAACTCACAGAAAGACAAAGTTCATACAACCCCAGAATTTTTCTTTTGGCAGCCAACGATTGGTCACATTGCACGTTTCAAGGTTACAGAGGAGCCCCACAGTACAAACGTCGGGGGAGCAGACAGTGCTTGCTCAGAGCTTTACAATAAAGCCAAGAGCAAGGGTTCCAGAAGTTGACAACCACAGGAAGGCAACCTCTGGAAGCAGGCGCCCAAGGGACTCCAGAAAACCCTTCATTCTGGGCTTTTGGGACTTTCCATCTTGGGGCCTCTTCTTGGGCATTCAGAATCCTTTTCTGGGTCGTAGGGGAGGGACATGCAGGTGAACGGCTAAGCAAGGTGGATGGGGAAAAGGAAGGGGGAGAACAGTTCCTTCGGACCCCAGCAGAGGTAGAAAACGGAAGACAAAGGGTTCAAGAAGACAGGAAAGGCTATTTTCTTGGGGTTGGCTGGGGGCTGctcccctttcctcctctctccAACTACAAACGGAAGCTTATGATGAGGAAGATAGTGACGAGAAGGACGACTAAAGTGGCATCTCGGGTCTCGTCCCACTGGAAGTCCTTCTTGGCCCGGTTCTCCTGCTGCTTGCGAAGGGCCTCTCGCCGGGCCCTCAGGCGCCGTTCGCGCTCAAGCTGTTCTCCGTAGTGCGCCTGGTAGAAGGCGTCAAAGTTGAACATGGTGCGGTTGGCGCCCGACGCGGTCCGAGAACGGGCCCCAGCCCGAGCGTCCGGCGGAGGGGTGCGGGACGTGCCAGGGTCGGCCGCCGGCGTCCTGGGGGGCCGGACTCCAGGTCCGCGCAGGTCCTCGTAGCTGAGCAGGCCGCGGTCATACTTGCGACGCAGGGTGGCACTGCTCAGCACCACATAGGCCTGGGAGATGCGCGTGAAGCGCTCGGAAGCCTCTGTGCTCCCCGAGTTGCGGTCCGGGTGATAGAGGAAGCTCTGCCGGTAGTAGGCCTCCTTGATTTGCGCCTGCGTGGCTGTGGAGGGAACGCCGAGCAGCTCATAGAGCGCAGTGCGCGAGTATGGCCCGTTGCTCAGGCAGTAAGTCCTTATTACTTCTAAGCCCAGGTCGGATCCCGGCTTCTGTGGGGTCCCCGGGGCACGCCATAATCTCCACAGTAACAATCTCGGCCACCTCAAATCGCGCTTGGCTACCATCTTGAATACGTCCGTGGGCGGTGCAAGATGAACTGGCCTATGGGAGACAACGTTTTTCGCAGCGCGTCAGCCCTATAGCCAGTCGAGTAAAGAGGAAGGCGGGGAAAGGCGTGGAGCATGTGTATTAGGAGGCAGCCGCGTGACCGATGATATAAAAGTTGGGTTCCGGGCTAAACCAACCGCAGTCGTGCTGCTAAGGTGGTGGGATGGCGACACGTGTGCGGAGACCGGAGCACGGCGGCCCGCCGGAGGTGGTGAGGCACTAAGTCCCGCGGGCATCCCTTTTTACTTTTCCCACGATCTCTGCTCGATACCttaccttttctgtttttttccccccctcagtTTTATGACGAGAAGGAAGCGCGAAAATACATGCACAAGTAAGGGGAGCCTGGATGTTTTGCGGTGTCGGGGGTCGGGGACCGGCAAGTTGCCTTGACTGCGGTCAGAAGatgggggatgggggaagggagggacccGGGTTGATCCTATTTCTTACATTGGCAAAGTCAACTCTAAGGAAATCTCAGAATCCCGTAGGCCACAAGTGAACCTAGCATTAAAACGGGGTGATCATACCTTTTTCTAGGTTGTTCTCCAAAGTTTAGTATGACAACTCGTTTACAGCGTGTGGCAAAAGAGCCAGGGGGCAGTGGATACGTGTAAGGGGTCAGTGCTGTTGGGGGGAAGGAAGTTATACTTGCAGAGAATCATCTGTGTGCCCTTTTACATGATCTCTCTTAAATTCTCACGACAACTCTTGATATATAGTGTCCGAATTTCTGAGAGTGTAGTCATTTGCATCATTACAAAGCCTTTTAACAAGTGAAGCccagggcggggcgggggggctTCCACACCTAGCGTTTCTGATAGGCTACTCGGTACAAAATTCTACAGGTAGCTGTTCTTTCCATTCAAAGGAGAGTCCAAGACCAAAAGGTCAACAAAAATCCGGCCCAGCTGTCGTTTTGTAGCAAGTACAAACTTTTTCCAGCGGCAGAGGCATTTTGAAAACCATTGTCTGATTCTTTTATCTTGGGAAAGCCAGATACACTGGctttatattacttttatatgGTAACCGATGGTTGTCAGTCATCTTTTGAAACATGTTTAGTCTCAACTTCTTGGTATGAAGAAAATGTAGatgttttatttatacttttttgtatgtgtgttgatATTTAGAGCATATTGGGTTAAGTAAGATACATTATTAGGTAGGATACAGAGGGTTGGGTAAGCTGTTActacagttaattttatgtgcttactattttttttttggtatcattaatctacaattacatgaggaatattatgtttactagactccgcccatcaccaagtcccctgcacaaaccccattacagtcactgtccatcagcgtagtaagatgctacagaatcactacttgtcttctctgtgttgcacagccctcctcgtgccccccccacattatacatgctaatcataatgccccctttctttttttcccccccagtccctttccctttggtaactgttagtccattcttgggttctgttattctgctgctgttttgtccttcagttttttctttgttcttatactccacatatgagtgaaatcatttggtacttgtctttctccgcctggcttatttcactgagcataataccctctagctccattcatgttgttgcaaatggtaggatttgtttttttcttatggctgaataatattccattgtgtatatgtacatcttctttatccattcatctactgatggacatttaggttgcttccatatcttggctattgtaaatagtgcagcgataaacataggggtgcatctgtctttttcaaactgggctgctgcgttcttagggtaaattcctaggagtggaattcctgtgtcaaatggtatttctattttgagctttttgaggaacctccatactgctttccacaatggttgaactaatttacattcccaccagcagtgtaggagggtccccctttctccacatcctcgccaacatttgttgttgtttgtcttttgggtggtggtgatccttactggtgtgaggtgatatcattgtggttttaatttgcatttctctgatgactagctgtgtggagcatcttttcatgtgtctgttggccatctgaatttcttctttggagaactgtctgttcagctcctctgcccattttttaattggattatttgctttttgtttgttgaggtgcttgagctctttatatattttggatgtcaaccacgTGCTTATTATTTTAACAGTGGTTAGTAGAAAATCGTGTGTGGCTTGTGTTTTATTTCTCATGGACAGTATtgctatagattttttttttaacatacaaaGCTATTGCAGTATTGACTGTGTTCCctgtgctgtattttcatccctgtgacttacagctggaagtttgtacctctttgtaCACTTCACCTGTTTCGCCCATCCCTCCGCTCCCCTATTCCATGGCAACGACAGGTTTATTCTCTGTATTCATGGTCCGTTTCTGTTCGTTTGTTTGAGCTTAGATTTTTGTTGTGCCTTGTTGGTCCTTACGTGTCCGAGTAACATGGATAATTTTTCTGGAAAACGTGTTCTTGGGTAATGCCGTATCAAAGCCTGATTGAGTTGGAAATACCCAGTGGCTGGTCATTAGCTGAGTGAATTGGCTTCCTTCATGTTAGCTTTGCAGCTGGTATAGTTAAAATTTGTGTCACAGAATAATTTGTCACTGTACTGCATGGGCTTTGGGGGTCACTTTTAAATAGTCATAGCTGAGCTTGGTGGCTGGGAGCACACcttgggattgttctcctttcttttgCTCTGGGGGGATTGTGGCCCAGGATGCTGACCACGGGCTTGTGTTTGTGCCTTCGCAGCTCACGGATGATTGAAGTTCAGACCAGGATGGCTGGGCGGGCACTGGAACTCCTCTGTCTGCCTGAGGGCCAGCCCTGTTACCTGTTGGATATTGGGTGAGTGGCTGGGGCCCAGTTCCCATTGCTGAGGTGGTGGTGTCTTTGCTGATCTCATGGTTGAGCCCCTGTTCATTTGTTTTCCAGTTGTGGTTCTGGGCTGAGTGGAGACTGTCTCTCGTGTGAGGGGCACTATTGGGTGGGTGTCGACATCAGCCCTGCCATGCTGGGTGAGTATTTCTGGTTCAGTGCTGGGTGGGTGGCTCCCCTTACTGGCACAAGAAGCCACATAATCGTGTTTTTTTCACAACCTGCTGTAGACGCAGCCTTGGACCGAGAGATGGAGGGAGACCTACTTCTTGGGGACATGGGCCAGGGCCTCCCCTTCAAACCAGGCACCTTTGATGGTTGTATCAGGTAAGTCTTCATCCTGCTTTAGTCCTGCAGGCCAGTGCACCTGGCTGTGCAGATACTTAAAAATGTGTCCCCTGGGATTTTCAGATTTACAAGGTTAGAGCAAGGCCCccagaaacaaattttttttttgtttctaaacTACATACTCCTTCTCTTCTCTTGTGCTGCCCGGTT comes from the Manis pentadactyla isolate mManPen7 chromosome 10, mManPen7.hap1, whole genome shotgun sequence genome and includes:
- the DNAJC30 gene encoding dnaJ homolog subfamily C member 30, mitochondrial, with product MVAKRDLRWPRLLLWRLWRAPGTPQKPGSDLGLEVIRTYCLSNGPYSRTALYELLGVPSTATQAQIKEAYYRQSFLYHPDRNSGSTEASERFTRISQAYVVLSSATLRRKYDRGLLSYEDLRGPGVRPPRTPAADPGTSRTPPPDARAGARSRTASGANRTMFNFDAFYQAHYGEQLERERRLRARREALRKQQENRAKKDFQWDETRDATLVVLLVTIFLIISFRL